A stretch of Oncorhynchus gorbuscha isolate QuinsamMale2020 ecotype Even-year linkage group LG24, OgorEven_v1.0, whole genome shotgun sequence DNA encodes these proteins:
- the LOC124012017 gene encoding asialoglycoprotein receptor 1-like isoform X1, with translation MSEGIVYADVKFKKHQQAEGKDGATTSTVNDATYSEISIPKAGRNQTSTDTNAGDPDSQKGLKVKPGGYDPVKVVLVTLCVLLMGTVIGLVFLYISNLQTKNTELQILQAAYNRNLTSALMIKKSELQELQVKNKDLQEKERAVRQQNEELRKQRTPPSCPTNTGNNDCSQPMNCAEGWEYYGGKCYYFSPDKLTWAQSRDECITRGGHLVIIGSLEEQKFLDQKIGTKIRTVPEDKFWIGLTDSINENEWLWVDNSSLSTSFWLGDREPDDWNGENPDGEDCARMGEPGGTNDGKSWLDVNCNKTQRRICETKSPL, from the exons ATGTCTGAAGGAATAGTCTACGCTGATGTGAAGTTCAAAAAGCACCAACAGGCTGAAGGAAAAGATGGTG CAACAACATCCACAGTGAATGATGCCACGTACTCTGAAATCTCAATTCCCAAAGCCGGACGCAACCAGACATCTACCGACACtaatg ctgGTGACCCTGATTCTCAGAAGGGGTTAAAGGTCAAACCAGGTGGATATGACCCTGTCAAAGTGGTCCTGGTGACTCTCTGTGTTCTTCTGATGGGGACGGTCATTGGACTTGTGTTCCTGT ATATCAGCAACCTGCAAACCAAAAACACAGAGCTCCAAATTCTGCAAGCGGCTTACAATCGAAATCTTACATCAG CTTTAATGATCAAAAAGAGTGAGCTTCAAGAACTGCAAGTCAAGAACAAAGATCTTCAGGAGAAGGAACGTGCAG TTCGGCAACAAAATGAAGAATTGAGAAAGCAGAGAACTCCACCCTCTTGCCCTACAAACACAG GGAATAATGACTGTTCTCAACCTATGAACTGTGCTGAAGGCTGGGAGTATTATGGGGGGAAGTGCTATTACTTCTCCCCTGATAAACTGACCTGGGCTCAGAGTCGGGATGAGTGTATCACCAGGGGGGGACACCTTGTCATCATAGGGAGCCTAGAGGAGCAG AAATTCTTAGATCAGAAAATTGGTACAAAAATAAGGACGGTTCCTGAAGACAAGTTCTGGATTGGGCTGACGGACAGTATAAACGAGAATGAGTGGTTATGGGTGGACAATTCATCTCTAAGCACAAG CTTCTGGCTTGGTGACCGGGAGCCGGATGACTGGAATGGAGAGAACCCCGACGGTGAAGACTGTGCTAGAATGGGGGAACCGGGTGGTACTAATGACGGCAAGAGTTGGTTGGATGTCAACTGTAATAAGACTCAAAGAAGAATATGTGAGACAAAATCCCCCTTGTGA
- the LOC124012017 gene encoding C-type lectin domain family 4 member F-like isoform X2, with translation MSEGIVYADVKFKKHQQAEGKDGATTSTVNDATYSEISIPKAGRNQTSTDTNDISNLQTKNTELQILQAAYNRNLTSALMIKKSELQELQVKNKDLQEKERAVRQQNEELRKQRTPPSCPTNTGNNDCSQPMNCAEGWEYYGGKCYYFSPDKLTWAQSRDECITRGGHLVIIGSLEEQKFLDQKIGTKIRTVPEDKFWIGLTDSINENEWLWVDNSSLSTSFWLGDREPDDWNGENPDGEDCARMGEPGGTNDGKSWLDVNCNKTQRRICETKSPL, from the exons ATGTCTGAAGGAATAGTCTACGCTGATGTGAAGTTCAAAAAGCACCAACAGGCTGAAGGAAAAGATGGTG CAACAACATCCACAGTGAATGATGCCACGTACTCTGAAATCTCAATTCCCAAAGCCGGACGCAACCAGACATCTACCGACACtaatg ATATCAGCAACCTGCAAACCAAAAACACAGAGCTCCAAATTCTGCAAGCGGCTTACAATCGAAATCTTACATCAG CTTTAATGATCAAAAAGAGTGAGCTTCAAGAACTGCAAGTCAAGAACAAAGATCTTCAGGAGAAGGAACGTGCAG TTCGGCAACAAAATGAAGAATTGAGAAAGCAGAGAACTCCACCCTCTTGCCCTACAAACACAG GGAATAATGACTGTTCTCAACCTATGAACTGTGCTGAAGGCTGGGAGTATTATGGGGGGAAGTGCTATTACTTCTCCCCTGATAAACTGACCTGGGCTCAGAGTCGGGATGAGTGTATCACCAGGGGGGGACACCTTGTCATCATAGGGAGCCTAGAGGAGCAG AAATTCTTAGATCAGAAAATTGGTACAAAAATAAGGACGGTTCCTGAAGACAAGTTCTGGATTGGGCTGACGGACAGTATAAACGAGAATGAGTGGTTATGGGTGGACAATTCATCTCTAAGCACAAG CTTCTGGCTTGGTGACCGGGAGCCGGATGACTGGAATGGAGAGAACCCCGACGGTGAAGACTGTGCTAGAATGGGGGAACCGGGTGGTACTAATGACGGCAAGAGTTGGTTGGATGTCAACTGTAATAAGACTCAAAGAAGAATATGTGAGACAAAATCCCCCTTGTGA